One Formosa agariphila KMM 3901 genomic window, AGCCACACCAGATGTACTCTCTAAATCGCTAATAATTGTAACATCTGAAGGCGGTACGTCGTTACAGAAAAAATCATCTGGATCGGCGTTATAAGATCTGTAATTAAATGGGTTAGAAGAGCTAATATCTATTGTTGTAACCAGTGTATTATCTTCTCCAACTTCTAATAAATCCTCTAGTGTAAGTGCTGGAGATGTAATTTGTAAGGACAAAGACTCATAAGGATCAGATTCTATATTGTAGAATACCAATTCGCCACAACTTTCGTAGGTATAATCAAAATCAAAATCAACTATAATAATATCGCCATCATCACAAGATAAAAATGTGAAAAGACTTAGAAAAATAATGAATGATAACTTACGCATAGAAATGTATTTAATCGCAAAAATAATGATTTGACAAATTATAACTAGACTTATTGAAAATAATTTTATTTGAAGTAATTTTGCAACATGAAAAAGGTGTATTTTGATAGTGCTGCAACCACTAAAATTAGGGAAGAAGTTATAGTTAAGATGTCTGATGTTATGACTACGGTTTATGGTAATCCATCGTCATCTCATAGTTTTGGAAGGTCTTCTAAAACCTTGGTTGAAACGGCTAGAAAGACTATTGCTAAGCAGTTAAATGTTTCAGAATCAGAAATAGTGTTTACCTCTGGAGGCACCGAGGCCGATAATTTAGTGCTTTTAAGTGTTGTTAAAAATTTGGGAGTAAAACGAATTATCACTTCTAAAATTGAACATCATGCGGTTTTACATACTGTAGATTTTTTAGTTGAAACAGAAGGTGTTTCGGTGGAATATGTGAAATTAGATAAGCATGGTGTAGTAGATTATTCAGATTTACAGCGACTTCTTAACGCTTCTGAAAAACAAACTCTAGTAAGCCTGATGCATATTAATAATGAAATAGGTTCTATTTTAGATTTAAAGCGTACGGCAGAACTTTGTAAGTTGAATAATGCTTTATTTCATAGTGACACCGTGCAATCTATTGGGCATTACGAGTTGGATTTAAAAGCAATTCCTATAGATTTTTTGGCGTGTAGTGGACATAAATTTCATGGACCTAAAGGTGTTGGATTTGTTTTTATTAGAAAACATTCTGGTTTACACGCTATGATTCATGGTGGTGAACAGGAACGTGGACTAAGAGCAGGCACAGAGGCTGTACATAATATAGTAGGCTTAGAAACTGCGTTTAAGTTGGCTTATCAAAATTTAATCGAAGAACGAGATGCAGTTATAGAATTGAAGCGTTATTTTATTTCGGAATTAGAATTAGCTTTTCCTGAAGCTACATTTAATGGCGATTCTTCAAATTTAGAACATAGCGCTTATACGATGCTAAATGTATGTTTCCCTTTTGATGCAAGTAAAACGCAATTGCTATTATTTCAATTAGATTTAAAAGGAATCGCTTGTTCTAGAGGAAGTGCATGCCAAAGTGGTAGCCAGAAAGGGTCGCATGTATTGGCTGAAATTTTAAATGAAGCAGATTTTAAAAAACCATCTCTTCGATTTTCTTTTTCACATTATAACACAAAAGACGAAGTTGATTATGTTATAGAGGCTTTAAAAGCATTTTCTACTACTGCTAATAAGAACTAAATTTGAAAATCTGAATTTTATCCGTGAATCGTTTGGCTTTTACTTAAATCTCTCATGATTTCAGCTTCAAAATCTAATAGGCTTTGCCATTTTTCATTCACTTCATCTTTATCGCCGTACTGTCTAGCAAATCCTAAAAACATGGTGTAATGATTAGCTTCGCTTACCATAAGTTTTCGGTAAAATTCTGCTAATGATTTATCTTCTAATTCTTCAGATAATAATCTGAAGCGTTCACAACTTCTTGCTTCAATTAATGCGGCATACAATAAACGATGTACTAATTGTGTGGTTCTGCTTCCACCTTTAGGAAAGAAGGTTATTAATTTTAGAACATATTCATCTTTTCTATCACGCCCTAAAACCCAACCGTTTTCTAAGATTAAGTCGTGAACCATTTTAAAATGACTGATTTCTTCTTTAACTAAAGCAACCATTTCCTGAACCAATTCGGTGTATTCAGGGAAACTTACAATTAATGAAATGGCCGTACTCGTTGCTTTTTGTTCGCAATAGGCATGATCGGTTAATATGTCTTCAACATTTTTTTCTACAATATTAACCCATCTTGGATCTGTTGGTAATTTTAAGCCTAGCATACGTTTAAATTTTAGTTGTTGTTTCGGTGATTTTAAAATCACCTTGTTTTGAAATAGTAAGTAGAAATGATTTGTTGATAGAAGCATCTTCTGGTTTACTATAAAAAATATTAAAAATTACGGAGTCTTTAGAAAAATCTTGACTGTCATCTATCCATATACTTTTTAATATATAAGAATCTAATAGTTTAGAAGTATCATTTCTATGGTGTTGTATAAAGCCTTTAGAAATGGTTTCATTAAATAAAATTTTATCATCTAGAGTAACCAATACATTAGCATTTGCATTTCTGTAAAGTATTTTCGTATTGTAACTTGTGTGAGCATTGGAGGTTAAAATATTCGTTTTCATATCAACAAATGTTTTAACACGAATAGTATATCCCGTACTTAGAATAGTATCCGTAATGGTTTCAGAATAGTGTTCTGGAAAGTATTTTATACGTTCTGCAAAAGAGGTAAGTCTGTTTTTATCTTCTAAAATTTGCAATGATTTTACATGTGTTTTATCTCGACCATCGCAACTAGAAAAGATGATGATAGTAAGTATAAATAAAAAGTATACTATTTTGTTAATTAGCGAATTAAACATCTAGATCGAAAGCTTTTCTTAAAAGGTCTAAACTCGGGTTTTTCTCACACATTTTCTCAAATTTCTCGCGAGGCGTATAAGCATATTGCTTTTCTTTTTCTTCGTTAATTTCGATGTCTAAAGTCACATCAAAATTATTTAAACGTTTCCTAATAAAACTCATTAAATGAAATTGATTTCTCTCAACTTCAATTTTATTGGTTTGGTTAGGGTATACAACTCGAATGGTTGTTTGGTCTTTTAATTTAGGTATATCTATAGATAAAATAGACGCCAAATTATGTTGTCCTTCTGTTTCAATTATGCTCACAAAATCCTTCCAAGCAGTTTGCATATCTTCTTCAATAAAATCGTCTGTAGGAAGATTTATTTCATCGTAAACAACTTCGTTTTGTTTAATTTCATGCTCTTTTTTAGCACGAATACTCTTTAAAGATAAGCCAGAAGTACGTTTGTTTTCTTTGTTTAAAACAATTTTTGGGACTTTAGGATCTGCAAACCTCGATGTTTCAGTTTTTTTAGCAGACGTTGCAGGTGTAGTTGATTCTGTTTTTACTTCCTCTTGACTAGTTTCAGAAACTACCGGTTTGTTTACCTTAATAGGAGTAATACCTTTAGCTCTGAAGTAAGAAGGAGGAATTATGAAACGTTTGCTATTTTTTTTTTCTCCATCGAAAGTGATAGAGGCAAGCTGCATGAGACAAAGTTCGACGAGGAGTCGCTGATTCTTACTGGATTTATACTTTAAATCGCAGTCATTTGCCAACTCTATTCCTTTAAGTAAAAAGTCTTGAGACGATTTATTTGCCTGTTCTAAATATTTTTGCTTAGTTTCTTCTCCAACCTCTAATAACTCAATAGTTTGTGGAGTTCTACATACCAATAAATCTCTAAAGTGAGACGCTAGTCCAGCAATATAGTGCTGACCATCGAACCCTTTTGATAAAGTGTTATTAAATTGTAATAATATTTGAGGAATATTGTTTTCTAATATAAAATTGGTGCTTGTAAAGAAGGTTTCGTAATCGAGAACGTTTAAATTTTCGGTAACAGCTTGTCTGGTTAAATTTTTACCAGAGAAACTAACTACACGATCAAAAATAGAAAGCGCATCTCGCATGGCGCCGTCTGCCTTTTGTGCAATAATATGCAAAGCATCGTCTTCGGCTGTTATACCTTGTTCTTCAGCAATATATTTTAAATAATTCTTGGCATCATTAACCGTAATACGTTTAAAATCAAAAATCTGACATCTAGATAAGATGGTAGGAATAATTTTATGTTTTTCGGTAGTAGCTAAGATAAATATGCAATGTTTTGGCGGTTCTTCTAATGTCTTTAAAAACGCATTAAAAGCAGCTTGAGATAACATATGTACTTCATCAATAATATAGACTTTGTATTTACCAATTTGAGGTGGAATTCTAACTTGATCGGTTAAATTTCTGATATCATCTACAGAGTTGTTAGAAGCAGCATCAAGTTCGAATACATTAAAAGCAAAGTCTTCTTCTGTATTATCGCCATCTTTACTGTTAATCATTTTGGCAAGAATACGTGCACAACTTGTTTTACCAACACCACGAGGGCCTGTAAACAATAGAGCTTGAGCCAAATGATTGTTTTCTATAGCATTTACTAGAGTATTAGTAATAGCTTGTTGCCCAACAACATCTTTAAATGTTTGAGGTCTATATTTACGAGCCGATACAATAAAATGTTCCATAGAAAATGTTAGAACAACAAAGTTAAAAATTCGGTGTATATATTAAGGTATTGGTGGATAAAATTACGGGGAGTTATTAACAACTTTTCAAATTTAATAAAAGCAAGTTTTATAGTATTAGTTGGTATTTATTGTATTTTTGCGCGCAAGTAAATCGCCTTATCGCTGTTCTATTTATAGAATGGAGGAAAGTCCGAACACCGTAGTGCAACATAGTGGTTAATGGCCACCAGCCGTGAGGTTAGGAAAAGTGCAACAGAAAGTATGTACAGGTAATGCTGTAGTGAAACCAGGTAAACTCTATGTGGTGCAATGCCATGTATACCAATGTTTGAGGGCGGCACGCTCGATGTTGGAGGGTGGGCAGCTAAAATGTGTTAGTAATAATACATTCAGATAAATGATAAGGGCCTGTTCTTTTAGAAGAGGTACAGGATTCGGCTTATAGATTTACTTAAATAAACAAGCCCTTTTTTATATTATAAAAAAGGGCTTTGCTTTTGGTTGGTAGGTTATAAATATTGGTTGGTTGTTGTTTATTGGTCTTCTTCTAATCTTTCTTCTAGAAGGTCTAATTTTTCTGTAGCAACTTCTTCAAAAGCATTATAGGTTTGTAAATTATCCCAATAGCTATATTCTTTTACAATTTTCCCGTCTTTAAATTGAAATCTAGAAATAATTGGAACTTTTAATTCAGTAGTACTTCCTTTTACATTACCAGACCAAACAGCCCAACTGTTAACCCATTTTTCTCCTGCATCGTTAGTAATCATTTCACATTTAACTCCGTTTGGAAAATCGTAAGCCTCAATAAATTCACGACCTTCTTTTCCTTGTTTAATCATATCGTCAACAGAACTTGGTTCTAGAGAGTTTTCGTAAATCTGAGCATCTTCTGCATAAAGTTCTTTAAGACCTTCATAATTACTATCTTTAAAATAGTCATGCAAAGTTTTAATTGTTTCTATCTCTGGAGAAGAGGTAGTGTATTGTTTAACGGGTTCTGTGCATGAAGTCATAACGACTAAAGAGAAAACGAACAAGATGATTTTTTTCATATTAAGTATACTAAAATTGTTTTTATTTGGTGACTTAAGTTTAATTATCGAAATCTAAATTACATATTTTATATTAACTTTAACAAAAAAGAAGAA contains:
- the miaE gene encoding tRNA-(ms[2]io[6]A)-hydroxylase; this translates as MLGLKLPTDPRWVNIVEKNVEDILTDHAYCEQKATSTAISLIVSFPEYTELVQEMVALVKEEISHFKMVHDLILENGWVLGRDRKDEYVLKLITFFPKGGSRTTQLVHRLLYAALIEARSCERFRLLSEELEDKSLAEFYRKLMVSEANHYTMFLGFARQYGDKDEVNEKWQSLLDFEAEIMRDLSKSQTIHG
- a CDS encoding DNA polymerase III subunit gamma/tau, which translates into the protein MEHFIVSARKYRPQTFKDVVGQQAITNTLVNAIENNHLAQALLFTGPRGVGKTSCARILAKMINSKDGDNTEEDFAFNVFELDAASNNSVDDIRNLTDQVRIPPQIGKYKVYIIDEVHMLSQAAFNAFLKTLEEPPKHCIFILATTEKHKIIPTILSRCQIFDFKRITVNDAKNYLKYIAEEQGITAEDDALHIIAQKADGAMRDALSIFDRVVSFSGKNLTRQAVTENLNVLDYETFFTSTNFILENNIPQILLQFNNTLSKGFDGQHYIAGLASHFRDLLVCRTPQTIELLEVGEETKQKYLEQANKSSQDFLLKGIELANDCDLKYKSSKNQRLLVELCLMQLASITFDGEKKNSKRFIIPPSYFRAKGITPIKVNKPVVSETSQEEVKTESTTPATSAKKTETSRFADPKVPKIVLNKENKRTSGLSLKSIRAKKEHEIKQNEVVYDEINLPTDDFIEEDMQTAWKDFVSIIETEGQHNLASILSIDIPKLKDQTTIRVVYPNQTNKIEVERNQFHLMSFIRKRLNNFDVTLDIEINEEKEKQYAYTPREKFEKMCEKNPSLDLLRKAFDLDV
- a CDS encoding nuclear transport factor 2 family protein, with protein sequence MKKIILFVFSLVVMTSCTEPVKQYTTSSPEIETIKTLHDYFKDSNYEGLKELYAEDAQIYENSLEPSSVDDMIKQGKEGREFIEAYDFPNGVKCEMITNDAGEKWVNSWAVWSGNVKGSTTELKVPIISRFQFKDGKIVKEYSYWDNLQTYNAFEEVATEKLDLLEERLEEDQ
- a CDS encoding cysteine desulfurase family protein, which gives rise to MKKVYFDSAATTKIREEVIVKMSDVMTTVYGNPSSSHSFGRSSKTLVETARKTIAKQLNVSESEIVFTSGGTEADNLVLLSVVKNLGVKRIITSKIEHHAVLHTVDFLVETEGVSVEYVKLDKHGVVDYSDLQRLLNASEKQTLVSLMHINNEIGSILDLKRTAELCKLNNALFHSDTVQSIGHYELDLKAIPIDFLACSGHKFHGPKGVGFVFIRKHSGLHAMIHGGEQERGLRAGTEAVHNIVGLETAFKLAYQNLIEERDAVIELKRYFISELELAFPEATFNGDSSNLEHSAYTMLNVCFPFDASKTQLLLFQLDLKGIACSRGSACQSGSQKGSHVLAEILNEADFKKPSLRFSFSHYNTKDEVDYVIEALKAFSTTANKN